A segment of the Panacibacter ginsenosidivorans genome:
TTACGGCCGCTTTCTTCAACAATAAAATCCTGGTTCAACGCCTCAAGAAAACTTTCTACACTATGCCCATTCAGGTTTTTAACAACACGATTATAATCCATTATAACCAACTGGCTTGCGGGAAATAAAGTGGTAAGAAAATAATCTGCTTCAGGCGTAGCATCTTTGCCCAAGGCTTTTCTAACCTTTGCTGCAGAGGCTGCACGATGATGACCATCCGCTATATAGGTGCAGGGAACCTGCGTTTCAAAAATCGCTGTTATCTTTTCGATAGCAGCCGTATCATTGATGATCCATACAGCATGTTCAATACCATCATCAGCAGTAAAGTTATATACCGCTGTTTTAGTCTTCATCCATTTTTCTATGAGTTCATCCAATTCTTCAACATTGCGGTAAGCAAGAAAAACATTTCCTGTTTGTGCGCCTGTTGTTTTGATATGATTGATTCTATCCTGTTCTTTCTCGGGTCTTGTAAATTCGTGTTTCTTAATAATGCCATTCTCGTAATCATCAATACTGCTTACACAAACCAAACCTGTTTGACTGCGCCCATCCATGATCAAACGATACACGTAATAACAATCTTTATTTTCCCTGAACAGTATATCTCTTTTTAAAAATGCGGTAAGATTTTCTTTTGCTTTTTCATAAACCTCGGCACTGTGTATATCTGTTGATTCAGGAAGGTCTATCTCGCTTTTGGTGATATGTAAAAAACTGGCCGGGTTGCCTTGTGCTTCTATTCTTGCTTCTGCACTGCTTAATACATCATATGGCCTGCTGGCAACCTGTTTGGTAAACTGTGCCTGAGGCCGTAATGCTTTAAATGGTCTTATACTACTCATTGAATGTTAGTTAATTTTTGGTAGACTCTTTACAGCAATAATCATGCATGCTTTTCAGAAAAGTCTTTCATTAAATCTGTGATTGCCTGCACACTGCTAAGCGGCAAAGCATTGTACATACTCACTCTTAGCCCGCCTACACTTCTGTGACCCTTTACGCCTACCATACCATTTTGTTTACATAAACCCAGGAACACATCTTCCATTTCTGGTTTTGCGGTGGTGAAGGTTGCATTCATAAAGCTCCTGTCTTCTTCCACTACAAGTGGCCTGAATGCAGGTAACGCGTTAAGTGTATTATAAAAAAGATCTGCTCTTTCTTTTGCCCTCTTTCCCATTTCAACAAGGCCACCTTCTTTTTTTATCCAGCGCATGGTTAGTAATGCCACATACACGGCGAACACAGGTGGTGTATTCAATAAAGAACCCGCTTCTATATGATTACGGTAATCCATAATTGCAGGTATTGCTCTTTTAATACCCAGTATATCTTTTCTAACCACAACAATATTTACACCAGCAGCACCCATGTTCTTTTGTGCGCCTGCATAGATCAGCGCAAATTTTGAATAATCAAACGGGCGGCTGAAAATATCACTGCTCATATCTGCAACAAGCGGCACATTGGTTTCAGGAATATGATGCCATTCTGTGCCTTCAACGGTATTATTAGTGGTAAAATGCAGGTATTTTGCATCAGCTGGTATGCTGAAATCTTTTGCTATGTAAGAATGATTTCTATCTTTTGTAGATGAAACAACAATTGCATTACCAAACAGCTTTGCTTCTTTAACAGCTTTGGTTCCCCAAATGCCATTATCAACATAAGCTGCTGTCTCGTTACTATCCAACAGGTTCATGGGTACCTGCATAAATTGCGTGGAAGCACCGCCATGTAAAAACAATACTTCATGCTCATTACCAATGTTCATGAGTTCTTTTACAAGGCTTCTTGCTTCTGTCATTACATCGCCAAACCACGAAGTGCGGTGGCCTATTTCAAGAATTGATAACCCAATGCCATTAAAATCGTGAATCGCTGCTGCAGCCTGTTCCATCACTTCATCCGGAAGTATAGACGGGCCGGAATTAAAATTATGCATCTTCATATATCCCTTTCAATTGAAGTTGCAAAATAAAGGAATTGTAAACAATGCATTGTTAATAACAATTGTTAGCAGCAGAAAAGCCTATTGATAATCACAGGAATTTTTTTGGTGATGAGCTTTTGTTTTTTATGGCATCCCGGGTTGTGTCACTCACTTGTACTGTTGTCAGGGTATGAGCTTTAAGCAATCAGGTATCAGCAAAAAACTTACAGTTGCTACTTGTTGCTGAAACATGCTTTTCAGTACAAGAGTGCGACGCAACAGGTGATGATAAGTATTGCTTAAGCCGGGTACAAAAAAATTATACCCGAACATATATCTTCTTTTTATCGAGTATATAACCAATGCTCCAGCAGAAAAGCATGTAGGTAACCGCAAAAAGAAAGGAACCAATATAAGCGCCTGCATGCGCAAAAATATTTTGATAGATCCATTGAAATAATGAAAGATCGCCAACGGGTATTATCCAGAGAATAATAACAGTAAGCTCTGACAGCAGGTAAATAAACAATGGGTTACGGCCAAAGACCTGGAAAAAATAAACACCTTTTGTTTTGCCAAGAAAGTCAACAAAATAAATAATGCAGGCGAGTATCATACAGTCTAAACCCACAGTATTTAATACAAATGAACTGGTCCATAGTTTTTTATTGATGGGGAAACCAAGGTTCCACCAATACGCTATAATGAATAAAACGAATCCTGTCATCAGCAATTTGGCAAGACCTTCAAATGTGTTGCCTTTCTTTTGCAGGTACCTGCCCACGAAATAACCGGCTACTACATTTACGATGGAAGGAAATGTACTAAGCAGTCCCTCCGGATCAAATGGAAAACCTTCTCCTCTGTATAAATGGTTTTCTCCTATCAGCCATGTATCCAGCTTAAGTACGGCATTTCCATGTAAACTTAGCGGGTCAGCTGCATCCCCAAACAACAACATTACAGGCCAGTATAGCAGAAGAATTGCAACGGAAATAATAATAACCGTACGAGGTTTTAAGAAATATACTAAAAGACTGGCGGCACAATAACCAAGTGCTATACGTTGCAGTACGCCAAATATTCTCGTATTGGCAATGGGTGCTAAAATTATATTGCCTGCATCATTCTGGCGAACAAAAGGAAACCAATACATTAAATAACCCAGCAGGAAAATAATGATGGTACGTTTGAATATTTTGCCCATTACTGCACCTGTACTCATATTTCCCCATTTGCTCATTACGAAGCTCATAGCATTACCTACTGCAAACATAAAAGAAGGAAATACAAGATCTGTAGGTGTAAAGCCATTCCATTTGGCATGCTGCAAAGGAGCAAAGGTGGTTTCTCCATTGCCGGGGGTGTTTACGATGATCATGAAGCAAATGGTCATTCCCCGGAAAACATCAAGCGCAGTAAAGCGTTGGTTGTTGGTAGTTGTCATGTTGTTTTGTTCAGTAACCGAATATAAATATTATGATCATCCGGAGGCAAAAAAATGTGATATATAAATGCAAAGCTAAAATTCAGGTTATTTTTGATAAAAACGTCTTCCGGATTATATAAATAAGCCAGAACAAATTGTTATGGCAATTATTACCATGTATTTTTCGTTACTTTTGCACACCAAAATTCATGGAACACCACTGTAAAAACATCTTATGCCAAAAACTAGAATTGCCGGAATAGGCATGTACGTACCCAAAAATATTGTTACCAACGCTGATCTTATGAGATACATGGATACCACTGATGAATGGATCCAGCAAAGAACGGGTATCAAAGAAAGAAGATATGCAGACCGGATTGGAGAAACTACCACCACAATGGGAGCCGAAGCAGCAAAGATGGCGATAGAGAATGCCGGTATTACAAAAGATGAAGTTGATTTTGTTGTATTCGCAACACTTTCTCCTGATTATACTTTTCCCGGCTGTGGCGTTTTGCTGCAAAGAGCAATGGGCCTGAAAAATATTGGTGCCCTGGATGTGCGCAATCAGTGCAGCGGCTTTATTTATGCGTTAAGCGTCGCTGACCAGTTTATTCGTTCGGGTATGTATAAGAATATTCTTGTGGTAGGTGCGGAGAAACATTCTTTTGCGCTTGATTTTTCTACAAGAGGCCGTTCTGTTAGTGTAATGTTTGGAGATGGAGCCGGTGCCGTTGTAGTGCAGCCAACAGAAAAAGAAAATGATGGCATTTTAAGTACGCATCTTCATTGTGATGGTAATGGTGCGGAAGTGTTAGCGTGTTACAATCCCGGAACCCATGCTAATCATTGGGCAAAAGAAACTGCCGCAACATATCCTGAACAGGATTGGTTCGGAAACCAGTACATCACACAGGAAATGATTGAAAACGCACAGATATATCCAAACATGGATGGCCATGCGGTGATGAAAAGGGCTATTACTTTTTTGCCTGATGTAATTAATGAAGCCCTTACTGCAAACAATTATACTATAGATGATC
Coding sequences within it:
- a CDS encoding DUF1015 domain-containing protein, whose protein sequence is MSSIRPFKALRPQAQFTKQVASRPYDVLSSAEARIEAQGNPASFLHITKSEIDLPESTDIHSAEVYEKAKENLTAFLKRDILFRENKDCYYVYRLIMDGRSQTGLVCVSSIDDYENGIIKKHEFTRPEKEQDRINHIKTTGAQTGNVFLAYRNVEELDELIEKWMKTKTAVYNFTADDGIEHAVWIINDTAAIEKITAIFETQVPCTYIADGHHRAASAAKVRKALGKDATPEADYFLTTLFPASQLVIMDYNRVVKNLNGHSVESFLEALNQDFIVEESGRKAYKPQSLHEFGFYAAKKWYKLTAKEGTYTEDPIGVLDVTILQNNVLGKHLNIHDQRTDKNIDFVGGIRGLAELENRVNSGEMAAAFSLYPVSIEQLFSIADSGNVMPPKSTWFEPKLRDGLLTHLITE
- the serC gene encoding 3-phosphoserine/phosphohydroxythreonine transaminase; translation: MKMHNFNSGPSILPDEVMEQAAAAIHDFNGIGLSILEIGHRTSWFGDVMTEARSLVKELMNIGNEHEVLFLHGGASTQFMQVPMNLLDSNETAAYVDNGIWGTKAVKEAKLFGNAIVVSSTKDRNHSYIAKDFSIPADAKYLHFTTNNTVEGTEWHHIPETNVPLVADMSSDIFSRPFDYSKFALIYAGAQKNMGAAGVNIVVVRKDILGIKRAIPAIMDYRNHIEAGSLLNTPPVFAVYVALLTMRWIKKEGGLVEMGKRAKERADLFYNTLNALPAFRPLVVEEDRSFMNATFTTAKPEMEDVFLGLCKQNGMVGVKGHRSVGGLRVSMYNALPLSSVQAITDLMKDFSEKHA
- a CDS encoding acyltransferase family protein; the encoded protein is MTTTNNQRFTALDVFRGMTICFMIIVNTPGNGETTFAPLQHAKWNGFTPTDLVFPSFMFAVGNAMSFVMSKWGNMSTGAVMGKIFKRTIIIFLLGYLMYWFPFVRQNDAGNIILAPIANTRIFGVLQRIALGYCAASLLVYFLKPRTVIIISVAILLLYWPVMLLFGDAADPLSLHGNAVLKLDTWLIGENHLYRGEGFPFDPEGLLSTFPSIVNVVAGYFVGRYLQKKGNTFEGLAKLLMTGFVLFIIAYWWNLGFPINKKLWTSSFVLNTVGLDCMILACIIYFVDFLGKTKGVYFFQVFGRNPLFIYLLSELTVIILWIIPVGDLSLFQWIYQNIFAHAGAYIGSFLFAVTYMLFCWSIGYILDKKKIYVRV
- a CDS encoding 3-oxoacyl-ACP synthase III family protein, which translates into the protein MPKTRIAGIGMYVPKNIVTNADLMRYMDTTDEWIQQRTGIKERRYADRIGETTTTMGAEAAKMAIENAGITKDEVDFVVFATLSPDYTFPGCGVLLQRAMGLKNIGALDVRNQCSGFIYALSVADQFIRSGMYKNILVVGAEKHSFALDFSTRGRSVSVMFGDGAGAVVVQPTEKENDGILSTHLHCDGNGAEVLACYNPGTHANHWAKETAATYPEQDWFGNQYITQEMIENAQIYPNMDGHAVMKRAITFLPDVINEALTANNYTIDDLNMLILNQSNARIAEFVQQKLGLTDDEIYINIYRYGNTTAASIPIAMYEAVKDGKLKSGDLLCLGAYGSGFTWASALIRF